The following are from one region of the Pseudazoarcus pumilus genome:
- a CDS encoding DUF4149 domain-containing protein, which yields MSATSEGAGGTARGILARQAANLLLILVTLWAGALWTVGFVVAPALFELLPERSLAGAVAGHLFTGVHWIAVVAGGYALIFALARHGRAALRSSVVWLVIAMLAIVAIGALGIQPMIADMRSGIADDAALRERFALWHGVSSALYALTSVLAVVLVLRVRRLTD from the coding sequence ATGTCCGCTACGTCTGAGGGTGCCGGCGGCACCGCGCGTGGCATCCTCGCGCGTCAGGCGGCAAATCTGCTGCTGATCCTCGTGACGCTGTGGGCCGGTGCGCTGTGGACGGTGGGCTTCGTCGTCGCGCCGGCGCTCTTCGAGTTGCTGCCCGAGCGCTCGCTCGCCGGTGCCGTGGCCGGACACCTGTTTACCGGTGTGCACTGGATCGCCGTAGTGGCCGGAGGTTACGCGCTGATCTTCGCGCTGGCGCGCCACGGACGGGCGGCCTTGCGCTCGAGCGTGGTGTGGCTGGTGATCGCGATGCTGGCCATCGTCGCCATCGGCGCACTGGGCATCCAGCCCATGATCGCGGACATGCGCAGCGGCATCGCGGACGACGCCGCCCTGCGCGAGCGCTTCGCCCTGTGGCACGGCGTTTCGAGCGCGCTGTACGCACTCACCAGCGTGCTCGCCGTGGTGCTGGTGCTGCGCGTGCGCCGATTGACGGACTGA
- the yhbY gene encoding ribosome assembly RNA-binding protein YhbY: MIALTPAQRREFRAAAHHLKPVVTVADNGLSEAVLAEIDRSLQAHELIKVKTQGVEREQRTALMQQICDALEAAPVQSIGNILVVWRVRRDEDTPASSSGETKARGSKRASVAKSARAFAANARRTALMQAAAEKKRAATRRTPRKG; this comes from the coding sequence ATGATCGCACTCACCCCGGCACAGCGCCGCGAATTCCGTGCCGCGGCACACCACCTGAAGCCTGTCGTCACCGTCGCCGACAACGGACTGAGCGAGGCCGTGCTGGCCGAGATCGACCGCTCGCTGCAGGCCCATGAACTGATCAAGGTCAAGACCCAGGGCGTCGAGCGCGAGCAGCGCACGGCCCTGATGCAGCAGATCTGCGACGCGCTCGAGGCCGCGCCGGTGCAGTCCATCGGCAACATCCTCGTCGTCTGGCGAGTCCGCCGCGACGAAGACACGCCAGCCAGCAGCAGCGGCGAGACCAAGGCGCGCGGCAGCAAGCGCGCGTCGGTGGCCAAGTCGGCCCGCGCCTTCGCCGCCAACGCGCGCCGCACCGCATTGATGCAGGCCGCCGCCGAGAAGAAGCGCGCGGCCACGCGCCGCACGCCACGCAAGGGCTGA
- the ftsH gene encoding ATP-dependent zinc metalloprotease FtsH, which produces MNNLFKNLAVWMVIGIVLMTVFNQFNERQVAPSTLEYSQFMDEARSGRIAEATIDGRVVKATTTDGRKVTVYTPGVQDIWMVSDLMRAGVTITAAKPDDDQSFLMSIFVSWFPMLLLIAVWIFFMRQMQGGGRGGAFSFGKSKAKMLDESANSITFADVAGCDEAKEEVFELVEFLRDPSKFQKLGGRIPKGVLMVGSPGTGKTLLAKAIAGEAKVPFFSISGSDFVEMFVGVGAARVRDMFEQAKKHAPCIIFIDEIDAVGRQRGAGLGGGNDEREQTLNQLLVEMDGFEGQSGVIVIAATNRPDVLDPALLRPGRFDRQVVVPLPDVRGREQILRVHMRKVPIAPDVDAQILARGTPGFAGADLANLVNEAALFAARGNKRLVDMEDFERAKDKIMMGAERRSVVMPEEERKNTAYHESGHAVVAKLLDKTDPVHKVTIIPRGRALGVTMQLPEGDRYSEDRERLLQMIAVLFGGRICEEIFMNQMTTGASNDFARATDLARRMVTQWGMSDKLGPMVYGEEEGEIFLGRQVTTHRNVSEDTMRAVDTEIRRIIDEQYALARRLIEENRDKIEAMTAALLEWETIDADQINDIMDGRPPRPPKQSAIPPERPSDDAPGGAPDAAASPA; this is translated from the coding sequence TTGAATAATCTGTTCAAGAATCTCGCGGTCTGGATGGTCATCGGCATCGTTCTGATGACGGTCTTCAACCAGTTCAACGAACGCCAGGTCGCCCCGAGCACGCTGGAGTACTCGCAGTTCATGGACGAGGCGCGTTCGGGCCGCATCGCCGAGGCGACCATCGACGGTCGCGTGGTCAAGGCCACCACCACCGACGGGCGCAAGGTCACGGTCTACACCCCGGGCGTGCAGGACATCTGGATGGTGTCCGATCTGATGCGTGCGGGCGTGACGATCACCGCGGCCAAGCCGGATGATGATCAGTCCTTCCTGATGAGCATCTTCGTGTCGTGGTTCCCGATGTTGCTGCTCATCGCCGTATGGATCTTCTTCATGCGCCAGATGCAGGGCGGCGGACGTGGTGGCGCGTTCTCGTTCGGCAAGTCCAAGGCCAAGATGCTCGACGAATCGGCCAACTCCATCACCTTCGCCGACGTCGCCGGTTGCGACGAGGCCAAGGAGGAGGTGTTCGAACTGGTCGAGTTCCTGCGCGATCCGTCCAAGTTCCAGAAGCTCGGCGGCCGCATCCCCAAGGGCGTGCTGATGGTCGGCTCGCCGGGTACCGGCAAGACGCTGCTGGCCAAGGCCATCGCGGGTGAGGCCAAGGTACCGTTCTTCTCGATTTCCGGTTCGGACTTCGTCGAGATGTTCGTTGGCGTCGGCGCCGCGCGTGTGCGCGACATGTTCGAACAGGCCAAGAAGCACGCACCGTGCATCATCTTCATCGACGAGATCGACGCAGTCGGCCGTCAGCGTGGCGCCGGTCTGGGTGGCGGTAACGACGAGCGCGAGCAGACGCTCAACCAGCTCCTCGTCGAAATGGACGGTTTCGAAGGGCAAAGTGGCGTGATTGTGATCGCCGCCACCAACCGCCCTGACGTGCTCGATCCGGCGCTGCTGCGTCCGGGCCGCTTCGACCGCCAGGTGGTGGTGCCGCTGCCCGATGTGCGCGGCCGCGAGCAGATCCTGCGCGTGCACATGCGCAAGGTGCCGATCGCCCCGGACGTGGACGCGCAGATCCTCGCGCGCGGTACGCCGGGCTTTGCCGGTGCCGATCTGGCCAACCTCGTAAACGAGGCGGCGCTGTTCGCCGCGCGCGGCAACAAGCGACTCGTCGACATGGAGGATTTCGAGCGCGCCAAGGACAAGATCATGATGGGCGCCGAGCGTCGTTCGGTGGTCATGCCCGAGGAGGAGCGCAAGAACACCGCCTATCACGAGTCCGGTCACGCCGTGGTCGCCAAACTGCTCGACAAGACCGATCCGGTGCACAAGGTCACCATCATCCCGCGTGGCCGCGCGCTGGGCGTGACCATGCAATTGCCGGAAGGCGACCGCTACAGCGAGGATCGCGAGCGCCTTCTGCAGATGATCGCGGTGCTCTTCGGCGGCCGCATCTGCGAAGAGATCTTCATGAACCAGATGACCACGGGTGCCTCCAACGACTTCGCCCGCGCGACCGACCTGGCGCGTCGCATGGTCACGCAGTGGGGCATGTCTGACAAGCTCGGTCCGATGGTCTATGGCGAGGAGGAAGGCGAGATCTTCCTTGGCCGTCAGGTCACCACCCACCGCAACGTGTCGGAGGACACGATGCGTGCGGTCGATACCGAGATTCGCCGCATCATCGATGAGCAGTACGCGCTGGCGCGTCGTCTCATCGAGGAGAATCGCGACAAGATCGAGGCCATGACTGCCGCGCTGCTCGAGTGGGAGACCATCGACGCGGACCAGATCAACGACATCATGGATGGACGACCGCCGCGTCCCCCCAAGCAGTCGGCGATTCCGCCCGAGCGGCCGAGTGACGATGCGCCGGGCGGAGCACCCGATGCGGCGGCTTCACCCGCCTGA
- a CDS encoding CaiB/BaiF CoA transferase family protein, producing MTPDRPLAGVRVLELGTLIAGPFCTRILAEFGAEVIKVESPDGGDPLRKWRKLYEGTSLWWYVQSRNKKSVTANLKHPDGQAFVRRLAERADIVVENFRPGVLEKFGLDHESLAGANPGLVMVRLSGFGQSGPYREQPGFGAVGESMGGLRYITGFADRPPVRTGISIGDSIAALWAAIGALMALRHREVNGGRGQVVDVALYEAVFAMMESMVPEFDVFGFVRERTGNIMPGITPSAIHTTSDGKHIQIGANGDAIFARFMRAIGRDDLAADPQLADNAGRDARRDELYAVIDAWCSAHDAETVMATLNAAGVPATTVYSAADMFADPQFLAREMLRPARLPDGRDFKQPGIVPKLSDTPGDIDWIGPELGAHTEEVLRELGYDEARIHALHEDGAV from the coding sequence ATGACCCCCGATCGACCCCTGGCAGGCGTGCGCGTACTCGAACTGGGCACGCTCATCGCCGGCCCCTTCTGCACCCGCATCCTCGCCGAATTCGGTGCCGAGGTCATCAAGGTCGAATCCCCCGATGGCGGTGACCCGCTGCGCAAATGGCGCAAGCTGTATGAAGGCACATCGCTGTGGTGGTACGTGCAATCGCGCAACAAGAAGTCGGTGACCGCCAACCTCAAGCACCCCGACGGCCAGGCCTTCGTACGCAGGCTCGCCGAACGTGCGGACATCGTCGTCGAGAACTTTCGACCCGGCGTGCTCGAGAAGTTCGGCCTCGACCATGAATCCCTTGCAGGCGCCAATCCCGGTCTGGTCATGGTACGCCTGTCGGGCTTCGGACAGAGCGGCCCCTACCGCGAACAGCCGGGCTTCGGCGCCGTGGGTGAATCCATGGGCGGGCTGCGCTACATCACCGGGTTCGCCGACCGCCCGCCGGTGCGCACCGGCATTTCCATCGGCGACTCCATCGCCGCACTGTGGGCCGCCATCGGCGCGCTGATGGCGCTGCGGCACCGCGAAGTCAACGGCGGGCGCGGCCAGGTCGTCGATGTGGCGCTGTATGAAGCCGTGTTCGCGATGATGGAATCCATGGTGCCCGAATTCGACGTCTTCGGTTTCGTGCGCGAGCGCACCGGCAACATCATGCCCGGCATCACGCCGTCGGCAATTCACACTACATCGGACGGCAAGCACATCCAGATCGGCGCCAACGGCGACGCCATCTTCGCCCGCTTCATGCGCGCCATCGGCCGCGACGATCTCGCCGCCGACCCGCAATTGGCCGACAACGCCGGCCGCGACGCGCGCCGCGACGAACTCTACGCAGTGATCGACGCCTGGTGCTCGGCACACGACGCCGAAACCGTCATGGCCACGCTCAACGCCGCGGGGGTACCGGCAACCACCGTGTACTCGGCCGCCGACATGTTCGCCGATCCGCAGTTTCTCGCCCGCGAGATGCTGCGCCCGGCCAGACTGCCCGACGGGCGTGATTTCAAACAGCCGGGCATCGTGCCCAAGCTCTCCGACACGCCAGGCGACATCGACTGGATCGGCCCCGAACTGGGTGCGCATACCGAAGAGGTGTTGCGCGAACTGGGCTACGACGAGGCGCGCATCCATGCGCTGCACGAAGACGGCGCGGTTTGA
- the greA gene encoding transcription elongation factor GreA, whose product MNKTPLTVRGAELLRDELHRMKTVERPNVIAAIAEARSHGDLSENAEYDAAKERQGFVEGRIKELEAKLANAQIIDPATLDADGRCVFGATVELEEIDSGDEVTYQIVGDDEADVKNGKISVSSPIARALIGKYAGDIADVQAPGGVRSYEIVDVRYV is encoded by the coding sequence ATGAACAAGACCCCATTGACCGTGCGCGGCGCCGAGTTGCTGCGCGACGAACTGCATCGCATGAAGACCGTGGAACGGCCCAACGTGATCGCCGCGATCGCGGAGGCACGCTCGCACGGCGATCTGTCCGAGAACGCCGAGTATGACGCCGCCAAGGAGCGTCAGGGCTTCGTCGAGGGCCGCATCAAGGAGCTCGAGGCCAAGCTCGCCAATGCGCAGATCATCGATCCGGCCACGCTCGATGCGGATGGCCGCTGCGTGTTCGGCGCGACCGTCGAACTCGAGGAGATCGACAGCGGTGACGAAGTGACCTACCAGATCGTCGGCGACGACGAGGCCGACGTGAAGAACGGCAAGATCTCGGTGAGCTCGCCGATCGCGCGCGCGTTGATCGGCAAGTACGCCGGCGACATCGCCGACGTGCAGGCGCCGGGCGGTGTCCGTTCCTACGAAATCGTCGATGTCCGCTACGTCTGA
- the glmM gene encoding phosphoglucosamine mutase, which yields MGRKYFGTDGVRGLVGAEPITPDFVMRLGYAAGRTLVRRENLPTGEHPAVLIGKDTRISGYMLEAALEAGFAAAGVDVMLAGPLPTPAVAYLTRALRLQAGVVISASHNPFFDNGIKFFSAGGMKLPDSVESEIEETLEQPMGCVESARLGKAQRIDDAAGRYIEFCKSTFPNELDLRGLRIALDCAHGAAYAIAPKVFHELGAEVVAVGVEPDGLNINDEVGATQPEHLRQAVLAHQADIGIALDGDADRVIMADADGELYDGDRLLYVIAAASHAAGRLDGVVGTLMSNLGLEHAIERLGVPFDRAKVGDRYVLELLQERGWKLGGEGSGHIICRDCHTTGDGIVSALQVLSALRLRGCSLSDACAPLVLYPQRLVNVRMPAGFDWRADPAIDAARAQAEHELGDAGRVLLRPSGTEPLLRVMVEGRDGPQVERLAQLIAHAVEQAFA from the coding sequence ATGGGACGCAAGTATTTCGGCACCGACGGGGTGCGTGGCCTGGTCGGCGCCGAGCCGATCACGCCGGACTTCGTGATGCGACTCGGTTACGCAGCGGGACGCACGCTGGTGCGCCGCGAGAACCTGCCCACCGGGGAGCATCCGGCGGTGCTCATCGGCAAGGACACGCGCATCTCGGGCTACATGCTGGAGGCCGCGCTGGAGGCCGGCTTCGCTGCCGCCGGCGTGGACGTGATGCTCGCCGGGCCGCTGCCCACGCCGGCCGTAGCCTACCTGACCCGCGCGCTGCGCCTGCAGGCCGGGGTGGTGATCTCGGCCTCGCACAATCCGTTCTTCGACAACGGCATCAAGTTCTTCTCGGCCGGCGGCATGAAGCTGCCCGACAGCGTCGAGTCCGAGATCGAGGAGACGCTGGAACAGCCCATGGGCTGCGTCGAGTCCGCGCGCCTGGGCAAGGCACAGCGCATAGACGACGCAGCCGGGCGCTACATCGAATTCTGCAAGAGCACCTTTCCCAACGAACTCGACCTGCGCGGCCTGCGCATCGCGCTCGACTGTGCGCATGGTGCGGCCTACGCGATTGCGCCCAAGGTGTTTCATGAGCTCGGCGCCGAGGTGGTCGCCGTCGGCGTGGAGCCGGACGGCCTCAACATCAACGACGAGGTCGGCGCGACCCAGCCCGAACACCTGCGTCAGGCGGTACTTGCCCACCAGGCCGACATCGGCATCGCGCTCGACGGCGATGCCGACCGCGTGATCATGGCGGACGCCGATGGCGAGCTGTATGACGGTGATCGCCTGCTCTACGTGATCGCTGCAGCCAGCCACGCGGCCGGTCGCCTCGATGGCGTGGTGGGCACGCTGATGAGCAATCTGGGGCTGGAGCACGCGATCGAGCGCCTCGGCGTGCCCTTCGACCGCGCGAAGGTGGGCGACCGCTACGTGCTGGAACTCTTGCAGGAGCGTGGCTGGAAGCTCGGTGGCGAGGGTTCAGGCCACATCATCTGTCGCGATTGCCACACGACCGGTGACGGCATCGTCTCCGCCTTGCAGGTACTCTCGGCCCTGCGCCTGCGCGGATGCAGCCTGAGCGACGCCTGCGCGCCGCTCGTCCTCTACCCCCAACGGCTCGTCAATGTGCGCATGCCCGCCGGTTTCGACTGGCGCGCCGACCCGGCCATCGACGCCGCGCGCGCGCAGGCCGAGCACGAATTGGGCGATGCGGGCCGCGTCCTGTTGCGTCCGTCCGGCACCGAGCCGCTGCTGCGCGTGATGGTGGAGGGTCGCGACGGCCCCCAGGTCGAGCGCCTGGCCCAGCTCATCGCCCATGCGGTGGAGCAGGCCTTCGCCTGA
- a CDS encoding RlmE family RNA methyltransferase, protein MKRTRTSKAWMMEHVNDAWVQRAKAEGYRSRAAYKLLEIDERDHLLKPAALVVDLGAAPGSWSQAVAKRVGSKGRVLALDLLEMEPVAGVEFIQGDFLEDEVLAELERRLDGAVVDVVLSDMAPNMSGIELADQARSIHLAELALDFCEHHLKPGGAFLVKVFQGPGFMEFRQAVQTRFKALHSRKPKASRDRSPEVYLLGTGFLGVR, encoded by the coding sequence ATGAAGCGCACCAGAACCAGCAAGGCCTGGATGATGGAACATGTCAACGACGCCTGGGTGCAGCGTGCCAAGGCCGAGGGCTATCGTTCGCGTGCGGCCTACAAGTTGCTCGAGATCGATGAGCGCGACCATTTGCTCAAGCCCGCTGCGCTCGTCGTCGATCTGGGCGCCGCCCCCGGTTCGTGGAGTCAGGCGGTGGCCAAGCGTGTCGGCAGCAAGGGGCGGGTGCTCGCGCTCGACCTGCTCGAGATGGAGCCGGTGGCCGGCGTCGAGTTCATTCAGGGCGACTTCCTCGAGGACGAGGTGCTCGCCGAGCTGGAGCGGCGGCTCGACGGAGCGGTGGTGGACGTCGTGCTCTCGGACATGGCGCCGAACATGTCCGGCATCGAACTGGCGGACCAGGCACGCTCCATCCATCTGGCCGAGCTCGCGCTGGATTTCTGCGAGCATCACCTCAAGCCGGGGGGCGCCTTTCTCGTCAAGGTGTTCCAGGGGCCCGGATTCATGGAGTTTCGACAGGCCGTGCAGACACGCTTCAAGGCGCTGCATTCGCGCAAGCCCAAGGCCTCGCGCGACCGCAGTCCCGAGGTCTATCTGCTCGGCACCGGTTTTCTCGGCGTCCGCTGA
- a CDS encoding PstS family phosphate ABC transporter substrate-binding protein, translating into MFKKRFIAAAVTAVAASFAAQAQVQVDPALPSYEPVSGVSGSLKSIGSDTLNNLMTLWAEGFNAMYPAVKIEIEGKGSSTAPPALIAGTSQFGPMSRPMKSKEIDDFEKKYGYKPTAVRSAIDALAVYAHKDNPIECLTLQQVDAIFSKTRKGGLDKDITTWGDVGVTGEWASRPISIYGRNSASGTYGYFKEVALFNGDYKDSVKEQPGSSTVVQGVASDVGGIGYSGVGYKTADVKFVKLATAPGETCYEPNAEHASSGAYPISRFLYIYVNKNPNRDLEPLRGEFIKFIYSKQGQEAVVKDGYFPVIKALADDDLKRFGLK; encoded by the coding sequence ATGTTCAAGAAGCGCTTCATCGCGGCCGCAGTCACGGCCGTCGCCGCGTCCTTCGCCGCCCAGGCCCAGGTCCAGGTCGATCCCGCTTTGCCGTCCTACGAGCCGGTCAGTGGCGTCTCCGGCAGCCTGAAGTCCATCGGCTCGGACACGCTCAACAACCTCATGACGCTGTGGGCCGAAGGCTTCAACGCCATGTACCCGGCGGTCAAGATCGAGATCGAAGGCAAGGGTTCGAGCACCGCGCCCCCGGCGCTGATCGCCGGCACCTCGCAGTTCGGTCCGATGTCGCGTCCGATGAAGTCCAAGGAAATCGACGACTTCGAGAAGAAATACGGCTACAAGCCGACCGCCGTGCGCTCGGCCATCGATGCGCTGGCCGTCTATGCACACAAGGACAACCCCATCGAGTGCCTGACGCTGCAGCAGGTCGACGCGATCTTCTCGAAGACGCGCAAGGGTGGCCTGGACAAGGACATCACGACCTGGGGCGACGTCGGCGTGACGGGCGAATGGGCCAGCCGTCCGATCTCCATCTACGGCCGCAACTCGGCCTCGGGCACCTACGGTTACTTCAAGGAAGTCGCGCTGTTCAACGGCGACTACAAGGACAGCGTCAAGGAGCAGCCGGGTTCCTCGACCGTGGTCCAGGGCGTGGCCTCGGACGTCGGCGGTATCGGTTACTCGGGCGTGGGCTACAAGACGGCCGACGTGAAGTTCGTCAAGCTGGCCACCGCGCCGGGCGAGACCTGCTACGAGCCGAACGCCGAGCACGCATCCAGCGGTGCCTACCCGATCTCGCGCTTCCTCTACATCTACGTCAACAAGAACCCGAACCGCGACCTCGAGCCGCTGCGTGGCGAGTTCATCAAGTTCATCTACTCGAAGCAGGGTCAGGAAGCGGTCGTCAAGGACGGTTACTTCCCGGTGATCAAGGCGCTTGCCGACGATGACCTGAAGCGTTTCGGTCTGAAGTAA
- a CDS encoding DsbA family oxidoreductase encodes MTLDIDVVSDFVCPWCRLGRARLEQAVAHFLADRPDVQVRINWLPYFLNPDTPLAGEAYRPFLEKKFGSAQAVDALFARVREAAASDGLHFAFETIRVRPNTLRAHRLIYRAQSRGETNERVQTLVAAVFEAYFVEGRDIGDVHTLADLAASCGQRRERVIDYLESDEDASAVRRIAAQLGRQGVEGVPFFIFNRSLAVSGAQSAAALGAALAQAADAA; translated from the coding sequence ATGACGCTCGACATCGACGTCGTTTCCGATTTCGTCTGTCCGTGGTGCCGGCTGGGCCGGGCGCGGCTGGAACAGGCTGTCGCGCATTTTCTCGCCGATCGCCCCGATGTGCAGGTGCGCATCAACTGGCTGCCGTACTTTCTGAACCCGGACACGCCGCTCGCGGGCGAAGCCTATCGCCCCTTTCTCGAGAAGAAATTCGGCAGCGCGCAAGCCGTCGATGCCTTGTTCGCGCGGGTGCGCGAGGCGGCCGCGTCCGATGGCCTGCATTTCGCGTTCGAGACCATCCGCGTTCGCCCGAATACCTTGCGTGCGCACCGCCTGATCTATCGCGCGCAGTCGCGCGGAGAGACCAATGAACGCGTGCAGACACTGGTCGCCGCGGTGTTCGAGGCTTATTTCGTCGAGGGCCGTGACATCGGCGACGTGCACACTCTCGCCGACCTGGCCGCCAGCTGCGGCCAGCGGCGCGAGCGCGTCATCGACTATCTGGAGAGCGATGAGGATGCGTCGGCAGTGCGGCGCATCGCCGCTCAACTCGGACGGCAGGGGGTCGAGGGCGTGCCTTTCTTCATCTTCAACCGCAGCCTCGCGGTCTCCGGCGCACAGTCTGCGGCGGCCTTGGGAGCGGCGCTCGCGCAAGCGGCTGACGCAGCGTGA
- a CDS encoding Rossmann-like domain-containing protein — MSIALDLLASARRIASAAAPPRVRALHRPRQDAEGKRSAFCAIELDGGWLGLAYVSLDDTRSRIDAIAADSIIGRDVLDVVAGCASEDALARTLGIAALNALSVWFFDRTGFVPPDAQGVLPGIAPAAGEQVGMVGLFEPLVDPVLACGARLTVVELDASLAGERHGWRITLDAEALGECDAVICTSTTLLNDTLEGVLARCARAREFALIGPGAGCVPDALFARGVTRIAGSRVIDAPALIDALSSGLSWGRYARKFDLARAEYPGLDALLARL; from the coding sequence GTGAGTATTGCCCTGGATCTGCTCGCGAGTGCGCGGCGCATCGCCAGCGCGGCCGCTCCGCCGCGCGTGCGCGCGCTGCACCGGCCGCGACAGGATGCCGAGGGCAAGCGCTCGGCCTTTTGTGCGATCGAGCTCGATGGCGGCTGGCTCGGCCTGGCCTATGTCTCGCTCGACGACACGCGCTCGCGCATCGACGCGATTGCGGCGGATTCGATCATCGGCCGCGATGTCCTCGATGTCGTGGCCGGCTGTGCGAGCGAGGATGCGCTCGCACGTACGCTCGGCATCGCCGCGCTGAACGCACTGAGCGTGTGGTTCTTCGATCGGACCGGTTTCGTGCCGCCCGACGCGCAGGGCGTGCTGCCGGGCATCGCGCCGGCCGCCGGCGAACAGGTCGGCATGGTGGGCCTGTTCGAGCCGCTGGTCGATCCGGTGCTGGCCTGCGGTGCGCGTCTGACCGTCGTCGAACTCGACGCTTCGCTCGCGGGTGAACGCCACGGCTGGCGCATCACGCTCGATGCGGAGGCGCTGGGCGAGTGCGACGCGGTGATCTGCACCAGCACCACGTTGCTCAACGACACGCTCGAGGGCGTGCTGGCGCGCTGTGCGCGGGCGCGCGAATTCGCGCTCATCGGCCCGGGCGCGGGCTGCGTGCCCGATGCGCTGTTCGCGCGCGGGGTCACGCGTATCGCGGGCAGTCGCGTCATCGATGCGCCGGCGCTAATCGACGCCTTGTCGAGCGGGCTCTCGTGGGGACGCTACGCGCGCAAGTTCGATCTGGCGCGCGCCGAGTATCCGGGGCTGGACGCATTGCTCGCGCGCCTGTAG
- the folP gene encoding dihydropteroate synthase, translating into MTAHADPVPPADLACGRFSIDLSVPRLMAIVNVTPDSFSGDGLAHDVGASLARAEAAVRDGAELLDIGGESSRPGSATVSEQEELDRVLPLLERLAEWPLPVSVDTVKPGVMRAAIAAGASMINDINAFRAPGAIEAVAGSDAALCVMHMRGEPRTMQQDPVYEDVVGEVAAFLDERVAMLRTAGVANERMVLDPGFGFGKTLEHNLALLRAIDRFCAGGHGVLVGVSRKRMLGMITGRAVDERMAAGLSAALLAVEGGARIVRTHDVAATRDALAVWKAVRR; encoded by the coding sequence ATGACTGCGCATGCCGATCCCGTGCCCCCGGCCGACCTGGCCTGCGGGCGCTTCTCCATTGACCTTTCCGTGCCGCGACTGATGGCCATCGTCAACGTCACGCCTGACTCGTTTTCGGGCGACGGGCTCGCGCATGACGTCGGTGCTTCGCTCGCGCGTGCCGAAGCGGCCGTGCGTGACGGCGCCGAACTGCTCGACATCGGTGGCGAATCCTCGCGCCCGGGCTCCGCAACGGTTTCCGAGCAGGAAGAACTCGACCGCGTCCTGCCGCTGCTCGAACGCCTCGCCGAGTGGCCGTTGCCGGTGTCGGTCGACACCGTCAAGCCTGGCGTGATGCGTGCGGCCATCGCTGCCGGAGCCAGCATGATCAACGACATCAACGCCTTTCGTGCGCCCGGGGCGATCGAGGCGGTGGCAGGCTCAGACGCGGCCTTGTGCGTGATGCACATGCGCGGCGAGCCGCGCACGATGCAGCAGGATCCGGTCTACGAGGACGTGGTGGGCGAGGTCGCCGCTTTCCTCGACGAACGTGTCGCCATGCTGCGCACGGCCGGGGTCGCGAACGAGCGCATGGTGCTCGATCCGGGATTCGGCTTCGGCAAGACGCTGGAGCACAACCTGGCGCTGCTGCGCGCGATTGACCGTTTCTGCGCAGGCGGGCATGGCGTGCTGGTGGGCGTGTCGCGCAAGCGCATGCTCGGAATGATCACCGGGCGCGCCGTGGATGAGCGCATGGCGGCCGGTCTGTCCGCAGCGTTGCTGGCGGTCGAAGGCGGGGCGCGCATCGTGCGCACCCACGATGTGGCTGCGACGCGCGATGCGCTGGCAGTTTGGAAGGCCGTGCGGCGCTGA